From Bacteroides uniformis:
TTCGTCTATGAAAAAATACATTCTTTTCTTTTTTCTGCCCGTGCTTCTTATAGGTCTGCATGCATGCGATGAGGGGAGAATTTATGAGAATGCCGTAGTGGCCACGGGTGAAGGACGCACAGTGAAGATGACAGGCCGGATTAGTGGTGTGGATAAGTGGTCGGGCGACTATAGTGTGGTAGTGGCAGGATTTGATGATGAAAGCGATTATGCCATTGTTTCAAAGGTTGTTCCGGCATCCGAATCGGATAATGATGAAATCCAGTTGACAATGTCCGGCATAACGGATGAGGTGACAACTGTCGAGCTATGTGTAATCAATAAGTTGAGGAAGCGCATTGTCAGTTTGGTGGCAATGGAATGTACTGAAATCGCTGATACTATACTTATGGATGCAGGAACAGTTGATGCAAGTATGTACAATGCCATTCAACAAAAAATATTCAATGCCACTTGTACGGCTTGCCATGGTCTTAGCACCACTCCGGGTGGTGGCTTGAATCTGCTGGAAGGACATAGCCATGCTGATCTGGTCAACCGGGCTTCAACGACGGTGGACGGTAAAATGAGGGTTATGCCCGGCAATGCGTCAGAAAGTGTCTTGCATCTCATATTGGGTACGGACATCAGCTCGGATTGGCGTATAGACCATTCTCAGATGATAACCTCATCTGATATGCAGTCTTTGATTGGCAACTGGATTGACGATGGTGCACAGCCGTAATAATGATGGGCCTTACTGGTAATACCGGTACTTTTTTGAACAACAACGACTAATTGATATTTAATATGAAAAATAAACAACAACAAACTAATCAATTGGAGAATACCTTAACCGAAATCTTTAAATATGAGGTAGAAGCGGGTGTTTCGGAATATCATGTAATGATTCATGCCACCAGACCGGAAGCGACTTATGAAGAACAGCTGAATGCGGTGGTCGACACTTACTGCCAACTACGTGAAAGTGAGCTACAAGGTGCTGTTGCCATCTTTAAACGCTACTTTCTAAGTGACGCCGCCAATCAGGCAGATATGCTACTGGCGCTTTCGGCAGAATGTTCGGATTGTGCACTCTCCGTGGTAGAGCAGCCGCCGTTGAACGGTACAAAGATTGCACTGTGGGTCTATCTGCAGAAAGGTGTGGAAACACAGGTACTTCATAACGGATTGTTCGAAGTGAGACATGGCGCCTACCGTCACCTTTGGGGAGGCGGCTCTTTCAATCGTGCCGCCAATTCGGAATACCAGACCCGTCTGCTGTTGAATGACTATGTGATGCAGCTGATGGAACAGGGCTGCAAGCTGGCTGATAATTGCATACGTACCTGGTTCTTTGTACAGAACGTGGATGTGAATTATACCGGAGTGGTGAAGGCGCGTAATGAGGTGTTTGTTACCCAGGACTTGACGGAGAAGACTCATTATATTTCCAGTACCGGTATCGGTGGCCGTCATGCCGACCCAAAAGTGACGGTTCAGATGGATACTTATGCTGTAGATGGTTTGAAATCTGAACAAATTCACTACCTTTACGCACCGACACATCTGAATCCCACATACGAATACGGTGTGAGTTTCGAGCGAGGTACGTATGTGGATTATGGCGACCGTCGCCAGGTGTTTATTTCGGGTACTGCGAGCATCAATAATAAAGGTGAGGTGGTATATCCCGGGGACATTCGCAAGCAGACGGAACGTATGTGGGAGAATGTGGAGGCTTTGTTGAAAGAGGCTGGCTGTACGTTTGATGATTTAGGACAGATGATTGTTTATCTGCGGGATGTTGCTGACTATACCGTGGTCAAAGGAATGTATGACGAGCGTTTTCCGGATACTCCGAGAGTGTTTGTATATGCTCCCGTATGTCGTCCGGGTTGGCTGATAGAGATGGAATGTATGGGAGTCAAGTCTTTAGAAAACAAGGAGTTTGCTCCATATTGATTTTTTACTTTTAATTGATAGCTCTTAATTGAAAAAGTTTCTCATAGCTGTTTATGGTTGTTTGCTGCTCTTACTTGCTGCAACTACGTTTGTAGAGCAGACATACAGTACGGATTTTGTAGAAAAGCATGTTTATCATACGATTTGGTTCTGTTGTTTGTGGGGAGCCCTTGCTGCGATGACTGTTGTTGTGCTTGTAAGACAGCGGTTGTGGCGGCGTCTCCCGACGTTGTTGTTGCATGGCTCCTTCCTCGTGATTTTGGCGGGAGCCATGACTACGTTTCTTTGTGGCCGAAAAGGATATGTGCATCTTACTGTCGGCAGTGAGGTGAACTGCTTTTTGGAACAAGACGGCAGGCAGGTTGTAGAGTTACCGTTCACCTTACGTCTGGACAGTTTCCGGATTGAGTACTATCCGGGTACGGATGCTCCTGCAGATTATATCAGCTATATTCACGGTGAGACGCCCGTCTCCATGAACCGTATTCTTTCACGGCAGGGGTTTCGCTTTTATCAGTCTTCCTTTGATGAGGATATGCAGGGGAGCTGGCTGACAGTGAATTATGACCCGTGGGGGATAGGGATTACCTATAGTGGATACCTCTTGTTAGGTGTCTCCATGCTCTGGATGCTGGTCAGCCGGGGCGGAGAGTTCCGCAGGCTGCTGAGGCATCCGTTGTTGAAGAAGGGAGGAATGTTTGTTCTATTGTTGCTGTGTCTGGGAAGTGGGGTACATGCGCAGAAGAGAAGCCTTCCGGCACTGGCACGCAAGCAGGCGGATAGTCTTGCCCGTAAGCAGGTGATTTATAATGACCGTGTGGTTCCTTTCAATACCCTTGCGCGCGATTTTGTACTGAAACTGACGGGAAAAT
This genomic window contains:
- a CDS encoding Rid family hydrolase, encoding MKNKQQQTNQLENTLTEIFKYEVEAGVSEYHVMIHATRPEATYEEQLNAVVDTYCQLRESELQGAVAIFKRYFLSDAANQADMLLALSAECSDCALSVVEQPPLNGTKIALWVYLQKGVETQVLHNGLFEVRHGAYRHLWGGGSFNRAANSEYQTRLLLNDYVMQLMEQGCKLADNCIRTWFFVQNVDVNYTGVVKARNEVFVTQDLTEKTHYISSTGIGGRHADPKVTVQMDTYAVDGLKSEQIHYLYAPTHLNPTYEYGVSFERGTYVDYGDRRQVFISGTASINNKGEVVYPGDIRKQTERMWENVEALLKEAGCTFDDLGQMIVYLRDVADYTVVKGMYDERFPDTPRVFVYAPVCRPGWLIEMECMGVKSLENKEFAPY